A genomic stretch from Pempheris klunzingeri isolate RE-2024b chromosome 23, fPemKlu1.hap1, whole genome shotgun sequence includes:
- the tkfc gene encoding triokinase/FMN cyclase, translating to MLSAAVAGGVFASPPPASILAAILSLHSAGASGVLLIVKNYTGDRLNFGLAAEQARNHGVTVDMVIVADDCAFDQPSKAGRRGLCGTIFIHKVAGALAEEGSSLDQIVSKVTEVLKGIGTLGVSLSPCSVPGCLPSFDLPPGDMELGLGIHGEPGIKRSKVASADEVVKTMIDHMTNPDSQSHLPLTSGDSVVVCVNNLGALSCLEMAVVTRAAILHLESRGVVVARVMSGSFMTSLEMAGVSLTLMRANQETLRLFDAKTSAPAWPNLSSVCVSGRSHIKDPEATGTRPQDDKHTEGPLSPGMRKTLEKICSTLLEKQEELNSLDRAAGDGDCGNTHAQAARAIQEWLQDHVVPGCPGQLLSVLAGLVQEKMGGSSGALYSLFLTAAAGHVTEGRSTPAAWARAMHAGTQAMRRYGGADPGDRTMLDALCPAVDELMKLTTAPPGGQMAVLQAAVQKAASGAESTRHLTAKAGRASYIAAERVTLPDPGAVAVAAILRAVLESLDGQK from the exons ATGCTGTCAGCAGCTGTGGCAGGTGGAGTGTTTGCGTCTCCGCCTCCTGCCAGCATCCTGGCTGCCATCCTCTCCCTGCACAGTGCAG GAGCCTCCGGAGTCCTTCTCATCGTGAAGAACTACACCGGGGACCGCCTCAACTTCGGCTTGGCCGCAGAGCAGGCCCGTAACCACGGCGTCACCGTTGACATGGTGATAGTCGCAGATGACTGCGCCTTCGACCAACCCAGTAAGGCCGGGAGGAGAGGCTTGTGTGGGACCATCTTCATACACAAG GTGGCAGGGGCCTTAGCAGAAGAAGGCTCCTCACTGGACCAGATTGTTTCCAAGGTGACAGAGGTTTTGAAGGGGATCG ggaCACTGGGGGTGAGTCTGTCTCCGTGCAGCGTTCCTGGCTGCCTGCCGTCCTTTGACCTGCCGCCTGGAGACATGGAGCTGGGACTGG GAATTCACGGTGAACCTGGaatcaaaaggtcaaag GTGGCATCCGCGGATGAAGTGGTGAAGACCATGATAGATCACATGACCAACcctgacagccaatcacatcTGCCTCTTACGTCAG GAGACAgcgtggttgtgtgtgtgaacaaccTCGGAGCTCTGTCTTGCCTGGAGATGGCTGTGGTTACTAGGGCGGCCATCCTCCATCTGG AGAGTCGCGGTGTGGTGGTTGCCAGGGTGATGTCTGGGTCGTTTATGACATCGCTGGAGATGGCGGGAGTGTCGCTGACCCTGATGAGGGCCAACCAGGAGACGCTGAGACTGTTTG ATGCTAAGACCAGCGCCCCCGCCTGGCCAAacctcagcagtgtgtgtgtaagtgggcGCAGCCACATCAAAGACCCTGAAGCTACGGGCACGCGGCCACAGGAcgacaaacacactgagg GGCCACTGAGTCCTGGGATGCGTAAAACATTAGAGAAGATTTGTTCCACACTGTTGGAAAAGCAGGAAGAGCTGAACTCCCTGGACCGTGCTGCGGGGGACGGAGACTGTGGGAACACTCATGCGCAGGCTGCTCGAG CCATTCAGGAGTGGCTCCAGGATCATGTGGTCCCTGGTTGTCCCGGGCAACTGTTATCAGTCCTCGCTGGATTGGTGCAGGAGAAGATGGGCGGCTCTTCAGGAGCG TTGTACAGTCTATTCctgactgcagcagctggtcATGTGACTGAAGGGCGGAGCACCCCTGCCGCCTGGGCTCGTGCGATGCATGCTGGGACACAGGCCATgaggag GTACGGTGGTGCCGACCCTGGAGACAGAACGATG TTGGATGCTTTGTGTCCTGCTGTGGATGAGCTTATGAAACTAaccacagcgccacctggtggacagATGGCCGTGCTGCAGGCTGCGGTGCAG AAAGCGGCCTCGGGGGCAGAGTCGACCCGTCATCTCACAGCGAAGGCGGGGCGAGCCAGCTACATCGCAGCCGAGCGGGTCACGCTGCCCGACCCCGGCGCCGTGGCTGTGGCGGCCATCTTGAGAGCCGTGCTGGAGTCGCTGGACGGGCAAAAGTAA